In a single window of the Sphingosinicella microcystinivorans genome:
- a CDS encoding 3-hydroxyacyl-CoA dehydrogenase NAD-binding domain-containing protein, which produces METIKYDLDADGIALFTIDVPGQSMNVITAELTRDFDTMIAMIEKDDAIKGAVITSGKPSGFMAGADLKGMGDIFSSGSVAAAEGKSRMARLFDSVFTLNGLFRRLETSDKPVAAAVNGLALGGGLEICLACHYRVVADDPKLQLGLPEVLVGLFPGAGGTQRLPRLMGIQAASMYLLQGKSMSPQEALGFGVANEIAPAGEVVGRAKAWVKANPTKGVQPWDQKGFRFPGGVGQFNPAFVQTFVGGNGMVLKMTNGNMNAPRAILSAVYEGSQVPMDLAIRIESKYFAKVAADPQAGNMVRSLFVNKQAAEKGARRPKDVVKMPTKKLGMLGAGMMGAGIALVSARAGIEVVLLDRTIEAAEKGKSYTADKLKRLPKEKLDEVLARIHPTTDFADLKGCDFIIEAVFEDRAIKAETTQKTEAVVGADTIFGSNTSTLPITGLAKAWSKPENFIGVHFFSPVDKMPLVEIIVGEKTGPEAIAKALDYVAQIRKTPIVVNDSRGFYTSRCFGTYTAEGSVMVGEGVNPALVENIGRQMGMPVGPLAVFDEVSIELGHKVMLQTKKDLGDAYKATAADDVIEKMVALGRLGRKAGKGYYDYPEDGKKALWADLGKTFGQKPDAEQPAPQEVKTRLAYRQLVECARCFAEGVLETPEDGDLGAIFGWGFMPHTGGPFSMMDTIGLDEVVCTLDRLTQQYGERFAPPQLLRDMAAKGETFYGNAAKLKKAA; this is translated from the coding sequence AGAAGGACGACGCCATCAAGGGCGCCGTCATCACCAGCGGCAAGCCGAGCGGCTTCATGGCCGGGGCCGATCTCAAGGGCATGGGCGACATCTTCTCGTCGGGCAGTGTCGCCGCGGCCGAGGGGAAATCGAGGATGGCGCGGCTGTTCGACAGCGTGTTCACGCTGAACGGGCTGTTCCGGCGGCTGGAGACGAGCGACAAGCCGGTGGCGGCTGCGGTGAACGGCCTCGCTCTCGGCGGCGGGCTCGAAATCTGCCTTGCCTGCCACTACCGCGTCGTCGCGGACGATCCGAAGCTCCAGCTCGGCCTGCCGGAAGTGCTCGTCGGCCTGTTCCCCGGCGCGGGCGGCACGCAGCGCCTGCCGCGCCTGATGGGGATCCAGGCGGCCTCGATGTACCTGCTGCAAGGCAAGTCCATGTCGCCGCAGGAGGCGCTCGGCTTCGGCGTGGCGAACGAGATCGCGCCCGCGGGCGAGGTGGTTGGACGCGCGAAGGCGTGGGTGAAGGCGAACCCGACCAAGGGCGTGCAGCCGTGGGACCAGAAGGGCTTCAGGTTCCCCGGCGGCGTCGGCCAGTTCAACCCGGCGTTCGTGCAGACGTTCGTCGGCGGCAACGGCATGGTGCTGAAGATGACGAACGGCAACATGAACGCGCCGCGCGCGATCCTCTCGGCGGTCTATGAAGGGTCGCAGGTGCCGATGGACCTCGCGATCCGCATCGAGAGCAAGTATTTCGCCAAGGTCGCAGCTGATCCGCAGGCGGGCAACATGGTCCGCAGCCTGTTCGTCAACAAGCAGGCGGCGGAGAAGGGCGCGCGGCGCCCGAAGGACGTCGTGAAGATGCCGACGAAGAAACTCGGGATGCTCGGCGCGGGCATGATGGGGGCGGGCATCGCGCTCGTCTCTGCGCGCGCGGGTATCGAGGTGGTGCTGCTCGACCGCACCATCGAGGCGGCGGAGAAGGGCAAGAGCTACACGGCCGACAAGCTGAAACGGCTGCCCAAGGAGAAGCTGGACGAGGTCCTCGCGCGCATCCACCCGACGACCGATTTCGCCGACCTCAAGGGCTGCGACTTCATCATCGAGGCGGTGTTCGAGGACCGCGCCATCAAGGCGGAAACGACGCAGAAGACCGAAGCGGTGGTCGGAGCCGACACGATCTTCGGCTCCAACACCTCGACGCTGCCGATCACCGGCCTTGCGAAGGCGTGGTCGAAGCCGGAGAACTTCATCGGCGTGCACTTCTTCTCGCCCGTGGACAAGATGCCGCTCGTCGAGATCATCGTCGGTGAGAAGACCGGGCCGGAAGCCATTGCGAAGGCTCTGGATTACGTCGCGCAGATCCGGAAGACGCCGATCGTCGTCAACGACAGCCGCGGCTTCTACACGTCGCGGTGCTTCGGCACCTACACCGCCGAGGGGTCGGTGATGGTGGGCGAGGGCGTGAACCCCGCGCTCGTCGAGAATATCGGCAGGCAGATGGGTATGCCTGTGGGGCCGCTCGCGGTGTTCGACGAGGTCTCGATCGAGCTTGGCCACAAGGTCATGCTGCAGACGAAGAAGGACCTCGGCGACGCCTACAAGGCGACGGCAGCCGACGACGTCATCGAGAAGATGGTGGCGCTCGGCCGCCTCGGCCGCAAGGCGGGCAAGGGCTATTACGATTATCCCGAAGACGGCAAGAAGGCGCTGTGGGCCGATCTCGGCAAGACGTTCGGCCAGAAGCCGGATGCCGAGCAGCCCGCTCCGCAAGAGGTCAAGACGCGGCTTGCCTATCGCCAGCTCGTCGAATGCGCGCGCTGCTTTGCCGAAGGCGTGCTGGAGACGCCCGAGGACGGCGATCTCGGCGCGATCTTCGGCTGGGGCTTCATGCCGCACACCGGCGGCCCGTTCAGCATGATGGACACGATCGGCCTCGACGAGGTCGTCTGCACGCTCGACCGCCTGACGCAGCAATACGGCGAACGCTTCGCGCCGCCGCAACTGCTGCGCGACATGGCGGCGAAGGGCGAGACCTTCTACGGCAACGCGGCGAAGCTGAAGAAAGCGGCCTGA
- a CDS encoding D-alanyl-D-alanine carboxypeptidase family protein, with translation MRLHLIVALVVSVLVGVPLAPQPATAASLASVSKYAAILVDAESGEVLYARNPDEARHPASITKVMTLYLTFDALERKELKLTDKVYFSANAAAQPPSKLGVPRGGWITVEQAIRALTTKSANDVAVALAERLDGSEVVFARAMTEKAKALGMNSTAFFNASGLPNAAHHTTARDLATLSKALIRDFPQYYPFFSEQQFNFQGTVMPNHNKLLGKFVGLDGIKTGYTNASGFTLAASAVRDGRRLIAVVLGAPTSAARNTNIEALLASGFDVMKKRRQGEFLTVAMSMNEVPQMLDFQQAVTEQGSSDDVSIWRSAIRSDQTPTPPASPPGAAHSGKKSGTDK, from the coding sequence ATGCGGCTGCATTTGATCGTTGCGTTGGTTGTTTCCGTTCTTGTCGGGGTGCCGCTCGCGCCCCAGCCGGCCACGGCCGCGAGCCTTGCTTCGGTTTCCAAATATGCGGCGATCCTTGTCGATGCGGAAAGCGGCGAGGTGCTCTACGCGCGCAATCCCGACGAAGCCCGCCACCCGGCCTCGATCACCAAGGTGATGACGCTCTACCTGACGTTCGACGCGCTCGAGCGCAAGGAGCTGAAGCTGACCGACAAGGTCTACTTCTCGGCCAACGCCGCGGCGCAGCCGCCCTCAAAGCTCGGCGTGCCGCGCGGCGGCTGGATCACGGTGGAGCAGGCGATCCGCGCGCTCACCACGAAATCCGCGAATGACGTCGCGGTGGCGCTCGCCGAGCGGCTCGACGGGTCGGAAGTCGTCTTCGCGCGCGCCATGACCGAGAAGGCGAAGGCGCTCGGCATGAACAGTACGGCCTTTTTCAACGCCTCCGGCCTGCCGAACGCCGCGCACCATACGACCGCGCGCGACCTCGCCACGCTTTCGAAAGCGCTGATCCGCGATTTCCCGCAATATTACCCGTTCTTCTCGGAACAGCAGTTCAACTTCCAGGGCACGGTCATGCCCAACCACAACAAGCTGCTCGGCAAGTTCGTCGGCCTCGACGGCATCAAGACCGGCTACACCAACGCCTCCGGCTTCACGCTCGCCGCCTCGGCCGTGCGCGACGGCAGGCGGCTGATCGCGGTGGTGCTCGGCGCGCCGACGTCGGCGGCGCGCAACACCAATATCGAGGCGCTGCTCGCCTCCGGCTTCGACGTGATGAAGAAGCGTCGGCAGGGCGAGTTCCTGACGGTCGCCATGTCGATGAACGAGGTGCCGCAGATGCTGGACTTCCAGCAGGCGGTGACGGAACAGGGCTCATCCGACGACGTCAGCATCTGGCGCAGCGCGATCCGCAGCGACCAGACGCCGACACCCCCGGCGTCACCCCCCGGGGCGGCTCACTCCGGCAAGAAATCCGGCACCGACAAGTAG
- the cysK gene encoding cysteine synthase A, whose amino-acid sequence MKASSILETIGGTPHIRVNRLFGPDALVWVKSERANPGGSIKDRIALAMIEDAEASGALKPGGTIVEPTSGNTGIGLAMVAAVKGYRLVLVMPESMSLERRRLMLAYGATFDLTPREKGMKGAIERAVEIVGSTPGAWMPQQFENPANVAVHVKTTAQEILADFPDGLDAIITGVGTGGHITACAKVLKPKMPGLKVYAVEPTLSPVLSGGQPGPHPIQGIGAGFVPGVMDTAVIDGVIQVAPDDAKEMARRSAREEGTLVGISSGATLAAIRQHLEKNPTHRVLGFNYDTGERYLSVPDFLPE is encoded by the coding sequence ATGAAGGCATCAAGCATATTGGAAACGATCGGCGGCACGCCGCATATCCGGGTGAACCGCCTGTTCGGGCCGGATGCATTGGTGTGGGTGAAGTCGGAGCGCGCGAACCCCGGCGGCTCGATCAAGGACCGCATCGCGCTCGCGATGATCGAGGACGCGGAAGCCTCCGGCGCGCTGAAGCCGGGCGGCACCATCGTCGAGCCGACCTCGGGCAACACCGGCATCGGCCTTGCGATGGTCGCCGCGGTGAAGGGCTACCGCCTCGTCCTCGTGATGCCGGAATCGATGTCGCTGGAGCGCCGCCGGCTGATGCTCGCCTACGGCGCGACCTTCGACCTGACGCCGCGCGAGAAGGGCATGAAGGGCGCCATCGAGCGCGCCGTCGAGATCGTCGGCTCCACCCCCGGCGCGTGGATGCCGCAGCAGTTCGAGAACCCGGCCAACGTCGCCGTGCACGTGAAGACGACGGCGCAGGAAATCCTCGCCGATTTCCCGGACGGGCTCGACGCGATCATCACCGGCGTCGGCACCGGCGGGCATATCACCGCCTGCGCCAAGGTGCTGAAGCCGAAGATGCCGGGCCTCAAGGTCTACGCCGTGGAGCCGACGCTCTCCCCCGTGCTCTCGGGCGGCCAGCCGGGTCCGCACCCGATTCAGGGCATCGGCGCGGGCTTCGTGCCGGGCGTGATGGATACGGCCGTGATCGACGGCGTCATCCAGGTCGCGCCGGACGATGCGAAGGAAATGGCCCGCCGCTCCGCGCGCGAGGAAGGCACGCTCGTCGGCATCTCGTCGGGCGCGACGCTCGCCGCGATCCGCCAGCACCTTGAGAAGAACCCGACGCACCGCGTGCTCGGCTTCAACTACGACACCGGCGAGCGCTACTTGTCGGTGCCGGATTTCTTGCCGGAGTGA
- a CDS encoding MFS transporter has product MSSIAAEDRTEEEDRTSVFAIPDYRYFWITKLASTTSQMILVIVIGWMVYDIARQTMPEREAAFLLGMVGLAQFLPLFVLSLVVGYIADRIDRRYIVRGALALEMLCAAGLGALELTGGITIPALFVVAALLGVGRAFASPALSALAPNLVPVRMLPTAIAWNSIGWQVGAIGGPALGGYLYAAHPAAPLVVSAAMLTISLVAMFLISRVPLPETEASASPFESVMNGLRYVRDNKVVLGAISLDLFAVLLGGVTALLPVYARDILAVGPEGLGHLRAAPAVGAALVALWLSRRPLARHVGIKMFVCVAVFGIAIVVFGLSRDLWLSLGALGVLGAADMVSVYVRSSLIQIYTPDAMRGRVSSVSMLFISASNELGEARSGLTAAWFGPVEAVVIGGIGTIVVTALWAWRFPELRRADTFDIPGALKERPT; this is encoded by the coding sequence ATGAGCAGCATCGCCGCCGAGGACCGGACGGAGGAGGAGGACCGGACATCCGTCTTCGCGATCCCCGACTATCGCTATTTCTGGATCACCAAGCTCGCCTCGACGACGTCGCAGATGATCCTCGTCATCGTGATCGGCTGGATGGTCTACGACATCGCGCGGCAGACGATGCCAGAGCGCGAGGCGGCGTTCCTGCTCGGCATGGTCGGCCTCGCCCAGTTCCTGCCGCTGTTCGTGCTGTCGCTCGTCGTCGGCTACATCGCGGACCGGATCGACCGCCGCTACATCGTGCGCGGCGCGCTGGCGCTCGAAATGCTGTGCGCGGCGGGGCTCGGCGCGCTGGAACTTACAGGCGGCATCACGATTCCGGCGCTGTTCGTGGTGGCGGCACTGCTCGGCGTCGGGCGCGCCTTCGCCTCGCCCGCCCTCTCGGCGCTCGCGCCCAACCTCGTGCCGGTGCGGATGCTGCCGACCGCGATCGCGTGGAACTCGATCGGCTGGCAGGTCGGCGCCATCGGCGGCCCGGCGCTCGGCGGCTATCTCTACGCGGCGCACCCCGCCGCGCCGCTCGTGGTCTCCGCGGCGATGCTGACGATCAGCCTCGTCGCCATGTTCCTGATCTCGCGCGTGCCGCTCCCGGAAACGGAAGCCTCGGCGAGCCCGTTCGAGTCGGTGATGAACGGCCTGCGCTACGTGCGCGACAACAAGGTGGTGCTGGGCGCGATCTCGCTCGACCTCTTCGCCGTGCTGCTCGGCGGCGTCACGGCGCTGCTGCCCGTCTATGCGCGCGACATCCTCGCCGTCGGCCCCGAAGGCCTCGGCCACCTGCGCGCCGCGCCCGCCGTGGGCGCCGCGTTGGTGGCGCTGTGGCTGTCGCGGCGGCCGCTCGCACGCCACGTCGGCATCAAGATGTTCGTCTGCGTCGCCGTCTTCGGCATCGCCATCGTCGTGTTCGGCCTGTCGCGCGACCTGTGGCTGTCGCTGGGCGCGCTCGGCGTGCTCGGCGCGGCGGACATGGTGAGCGTCTACGTGCGCTCCTCGCTGATCCAGATCTACACGCCGGACGCGATGCGCGGCCGCGTGTCCTCGGTGTCGATGCTGTTCATCTCGGCCTCGAACGAGCTCGGCGAGGCGCGCTCCGGCCTCACCGCCGCGTGGTTCGGGCCGGTGGAGGCCGTGGTGATCGGCGGCATCGGCACCATCGTCGTCACCGCACTCTGGGCTTGGCGCTTTCCAGAGCTTCGCCGAGCCGATACTTTTGACATCCCGGGCGCACTCAAGGAGAGACCGACATGA
- a CDS encoding ATP-binding protein: MTTDTMLTSPDSRFPVRTEDLPDPIEWPRLPGAQHHMAMVITGAVLLGLVSTVLVGWAMDSWEIASLYGAMILAATVVAYFSALGRARRGAGGIDWTMMRTALDSRSDALAVTDAEGKLVCANAAYGTRCDGYPSPFDLAGEDEASRGRLANIAEQARRDGNGFAEIEQAVGGARRRLRVSVRPADTARSYLLWTLRRGTAEKAMDDTVALLEGPAGIWLGGAGLMIVMADPSGRIIAANGAFKNAITGGPGRVPTSLVDILEADEDGARRMKTGGGASIPVRLIELPLGSQKEPGTNAYVFLILREGGAAEAAKPVPDSLPALLSVLPIGLALADRDGRFTFMNESFAAIAGVEEGSEVRYPSDLVVDEDKTMVSDAVRRAAASIERARDLRVHLKHKPEEPVALTVGKAPGAGGPAVVLSLKDNQEQLKLEKQIAQATKMQAVGQLAGGVAHDFNNILTAVIGYCDLMLLRHTPGDSDFDDINQIRQNANRAANLVRQLLAFSRQQTLRPQLVHVSDIVGELSHLLKRLLGETVTLTVKHGRNLAPVRADPGQMEQVIVNLAVNARDAMPEGGELTISTFAVSAREAKKLDREGMPSAEYVAIAVKDTGTGIPPEILGKIFEPFFTTKEVGRGTGLGLSTVYGIVKQSGGYIFADSVRGGGTTFTIYLPAQEALPEADAAASGEDGGDPWGQGKILLVEDEAMVRAVAERALTRKGYEVLTAGHGEEALELLEQMPEGVDLLISDVVMPTMDGPTLVQHARKTFPDLKIIFMSGYAEEQLRKSIDVPDVAFLAKPFSVQELSDKVRQEIARGKARTKPEPAAAG; the protein is encoded by the coding sequence ATGACCACGGACACGATGTTGACGAGCCCCGACTCCCGGTTCCCGGTCCGCACTGAGGACCTTCCCGACCCCATCGAGTGGCCGCGTCTGCCCGGCGCGCAGCACCACATGGCGATGGTGATCACGGGCGCGGTGCTGCTGGGCCTCGTCTCGACGGTGCTCGTCGGCTGGGCGATGGATTCGTGGGAGATCGCGTCGCTCTACGGCGCGATGATCCTGGCGGCGACGGTGGTCGCCTATTTCTCGGCGCTCGGCAGGGCGCGGCGCGGCGCCGGCGGCATCGACTGGACGATGATGCGGACCGCGCTCGATTCGCGCAGCGACGCGCTCGCCGTCACCGACGCGGAAGGCAAGCTCGTCTGCGCGAACGCCGCCTACGGCACGCGCTGCGACGGCTATCCCTCGCCCTTCGACCTCGCGGGCGAGGACGAGGCCAGCCGCGGCCGCCTTGCCAACATCGCCGAGCAGGCACGGCGCGATGGCAACGGCTTTGCCGAGATCGAGCAGGCCGTCGGCGGCGCGCGGCGCAGGCTGCGGGTTTCGGTGCGGCCCGCCGACACGGCGCGGAGCTACCTCTTGTGGACGCTGAGGCGCGGCACCGCCGAGAAGGCGATGGACGACACGGTCGCGCTGCTGGAAGGCCCGGCGGGCATCTGGCTCGGCGGCGCCGGGCTGATGATCGTGATGGCCGATCCCTCCGGCAGGATCATTGCCGCGAACGGCGCCTTCAAGAACGCGATCACCGGCGGGCCGGGGCGCGTGCCGACGAGCCTCGTCGACATCCTCGAGGCGGACGAGGACGGCGCGCGGCGCATGAAGACCGGCGGCGGCGCGAGCATTCCCGTCCGCCTCATCGAACTGCCGCTCGGCAGCCAGAAGGAACCGGGGACGAACGCCTACGTGTTCCTGATCCTGCGCGAAGGCGGCGCGGCGGAGGCGGCGAAGCCGGTGCCCGACAGCCTGCCGGCGCTGCTTTCGGTGCTGCCGATCGGGCTCGCGCTCGCCGACCGCGACGGCCGCTTCACCTTCATGAACGAGAGCTTCGCGGCGATCGCCGGCGTCGAGGAGGGGAGCGAGGTCCGCTATCCGAGCGACCTCGTCGTCGACGAGGACAAGACGATGGTATCGGACGCCGTGCGCCGCGCCGCCGCCTCCATCGAGCGGGCGCGCGACCTTCGCGTCCACCTGAAGCACAAGCCGGAGGAGCCGGTCGCGCTCACCGTGGGCAAGGCGCCGGGCGCGGGCGGCCCCGCCGTGGTGCTGTCGCTGAAGGACAACCAGGAGCAGCTGAAGCTCGAAAAGCAGATCGCGCAGGCGACGAAGATGCAGGCCGTGGGCCAGCTCGCGGGCGGCGTCGCGCACGACTTCAACAACATCCTCACCGCCGTGATCGGCTACTGCGACCTCATGCTGCTCCGCCACACGCCGGGCGACAGCGACTTCGACGACATCAACCAGATCCGCCAGAACGCGAACCGCGCCGCGAACCTTGTGCGCCAGCTGCTCGCCTTCTCGCGCCAGCAGACGCTGCGGCCGCAGCTGGTCCACGTGTCGGACATCGTCGGCGAACTCAGCCACCTGCTGAAACGCCTGCTTGGCGAGACGGTGACGCTGACCGTGAAGCACGGCCGCAACCTCGCGCCCGTGCGCGCCGACCCCGGCCAGATGGAGCAGGTGATCGTCAACCTCGCGGTGAACGCGCGCGACGCGATGCCCGAAGGCGGCGAGCTCACCATCTCGACCTTCGCGGTTTCGGCGCGCGAGGCGAAGAAGCTCGACCGCGAGGGCATGCCTTCGGCGGAATATGTCGCGATCGCCGTGAAGGACACGGGCACCGGCATCCCGCCCGAAATCCTCGGCAAGATCTTCGAGCCGTTCTTCACCACCAAGGAGGTCGGGCGCGGCACCGGCCTCGGGCTTTCCACCGTGTACGGCATCGTCAAGCAGTCGGGGGGCTACATCTTCGCCGACAGCGTTCGGGGCGGCGGCACCACCTTCACGATCTACCTGCCCGCGCAGGAAGCGCTGCCCGAGGCGGATGCGGCGGCGTCCGGCGAGGACGGCGGCGATCCGTGGGGGCAGGGCAAGATCCTGCTCGTGGAGGACGAGGCGATGGTCCGCGCCGTCGCCGAGCGCGCGCTGACGCGCAAGGGCTACGAGGTGCTGACGGCGGGCCACGGCGAGGAGGCGCTGGAGCTCCTGGAGCAGATGCCCGAGGGCGTCGACCTCCTCATCTCCGACGTGGTGATGCCGACGATGGACGGGCCGACGCTCGTCCAGCACGCCCGCAAGACCTTCCCCGACCTCAAGATCATCTTCATGTCGGGCTATGCCGAGGAGCAGCTGAGGAAGTCGATCGACGTGCCCGACGTGGCGTTCCTCGCCAAGCCGTTCTCGGTGCAGGAGCTTTCCGACAAGGTGCGGCAGGAGATCGCGCGCGGCAAGGCGCGCACGAAGCCGGAACCCGCCGCTGCGGGATAA
- the recA gene encoding recombinase RecA encodes MDKQKALDAALAQIDRAFGKGSAMKLGQREALEIDSISTGSLGLDLALGVGGFPRGRVIEIYGPESSGKTTLALHAIAEAQKGGGTAAFIDAEHALDPVYAKKLGVDVDNLIVSQPDTGEQALEITDTLVRSNAIDILVVDSVAALVPRAEIEGEMGDSHVGLQARLMSQALRKLTGSISRSRCIVIFINQVRMKIGVMYGNPETTTGGNALKFYASVRLDIRRTGQIKDRDEIVGNATRVKVVKNKVAPPFKQVEFDIMYGEGVSKVGEILDLGVKIGLVEKSGAWFSHDSTRIGQGRENAKQFLRDNPEMRDKIEKAIRDNAAGISEALLTAGPDTDSDE; translated from the coding sequence ATGGACAAGCAAAAGGCTCTCGACGCGGCTCTGGCGCAGATCGACCGGGCGTTCGGCAAGGGCTCGGCGATGAAGCTCGGCCAGCGCGAGGCGCTGGAGATCGATTCGATCTCGACCGGCTCGCTCGGGCTCGACCTCGCGCTCGGCGTCGGCGGTTTTCCGCGCGGCCGCGTCATCGAGATCTACGGCCCGGAAAGCTCGGGCAAGACCACGCTCGCGCTCCATGCCATCGCCGAGGCGCAGAAGGGCGGCGGCACGGCGGCGTTCATCGACGCCGAGCACGCGCTCGATCCGGTCTACGCCAAGAAGCTCGGCGTCGACGTCGACAACCTCATCGTCTCGCAGCCCGACACGGGCGAGCAGGCGCTGGAGATCACCGACACGCTGGTGCGCTCGAACGCCATCGACATCCTCGTCGTCGACTCGGTCGCCGCGCTGGTGCCGCGGGCGGAGATCGAAGGCGAGATGGGCGACAGCCACGTCGGCCTGCAGGCGCGCCTGATGAGCCAGGCGCTGAGGAAGCTCACCGGCTCGATCAGCCGCTCGCGCTGCATCGTCATCTTCATCAACCAGGTGCGCATGAAGATCGGCGTCATGTACGGCAACCCGGAGACGACGACCGGCGGCAACGCGCTCAAGTTCTACGCGAGCGTCCGTCTCGACATCCGCCGCACCGGCCAGATCAAGGACCGCGACGAGATCGTCGGCAACGCGACGCGCGTGAAGGTGGTGAAGAACAAGGTGGCGCCGCCGTTCAAGCAGGTCGAGTTCGACATCATGTACGGCGAGGGCGTCTCCAAGGTCGGCGAGATTCTCGACCTCGGCGTCAAGATCGGCCTCGTCGAGAAGTCGGGCGCGTGGTTCAGCCACGATTCGACGCGCATCGGGCAGGGCCGCGAGAACGCCAAGCAATTCCTGCGCGACAATCCCGAGATGCGCGACAAGATCGAAAAGGCGATCCGCGACAACGCGGCCGGTATTTCCGAAGCGCTGCTCACCGCGGGTCCCGACACCGACAGCGACGAATAG